From the Lolium rigidum isolate FL_2022 chromosome 2, APGP_CSIRO_Lrig_0.1, whole genome shotgun sequence genome, one window contains:
- the LOC124691538 gene encoding probable transcription factor KAN2 isoform X1, which produces MELFPRQPDLALPVSTTSSSSTAASSPPASWPRPPDAGCNSSSSMDQFSPLGFWRATTDIAAGAANKYGSPSAATTSYSNHSNHYHHRMNALLKPIRGVPIYHHHPFQLHQQYQQQQHMAMTYRSNGGGGLLPSLRSSRFPPGRRSVRAPRMRWTTTLHARFVHAVELLGGHDRATPKSVLELMDVKDLTLAHVKSHLQMYRTIKSTDKPAILSGQNEGLDNGSAGEISDESLPEALSTHRGTDYNGTTANSHSSNSYNGGLWSNSSSRVGWPGFPTNNAETGTSCHNEDAPSKSLEMSAEMNVSCISDQTSSPPGQPNLEFTLGRTHH; this is translated from the exons ATGGAGTTGTTCCCCCGGCAGCCGGACCTGGCGCTACCGGTTAGCACCACCAGTTCGTCCTCCACCGCGGCGTCCTCACCTCCAGCTAGCTGGCCAAGGCCACCAGATGCCggctgcaacagcagcagcagcatggaTCAGTTcagccccctagggttttggcgaGCCACCACCGACATCGCTGCTGGGGCAGCCAACAAGTATGGTTCCCCGTCGGCGGCAACCACAAGCTACTCCAACCACAGCAACCACTACCATCACCGGATGAATGCTTTGCTCAAGCCAATAAGAGGAGTGCCcatctaccaccaccaccccttCCAGCTTCACCAGcagtaccagcagcagcagcacatggCAATGACCTACCGGAGCAACGGCGGCGGTGGCCTACTGCCATCGTTGAGATCGTCAAGGTTCCCGCCGGGGCGGCGCAGTGTGCGGGCGCCGAGGATGCGGTGGACAACCACTCTGCATGCTCGCTTCGTGCACGCTGTCGAGCTCCTCGGTGGTCATGATA GAGCGACTCCCAAGTCAGTACTGGAGCTGATGGATGTGAAGGATCTCACCTTGGCACATGTCAAATCTCACTTGCAG ATGTATCGTACGATAAAGAGTACCGACAAACCAGCGATTTTGTCAG GACAAAATGAAGGATTAGATAATGGATCAGCGGGCGAGATCTCCGATGAGAGCTTGCCGGAGGCACTTAGCACTCACCGGGGTACAGATTATAATGGAACCACTGCAAATTCGCACAGCAGCAACAGTTACAATGGTGGTTTGTGGAGCAACTCTTCAAG CAGGGTTGGATGGCCTGGTTTCCCCACAAATAATGCTGAAACTGGAACTTCATGTCACAAT GAGGATGCTCCGTCGAAGAGCCTCGAGATGTCGGCTGAGATGAACGTGTCGTGCATCTCCGATCAGACATCAAGTCCACCCGGACAGCCGAACCTCGAGTTTACCCTCGGGAGGACACACCattaa
- the LOC124691538 gene encoding probable transcription factor KAN2 isoform X2, whose amino-acid sequence MELFPRQPDLALPVSTTSSSSTAASSPPASWPRPPDAGCNSSSSMDQFSPLGFWRATTDIAAGAANKYGSPSAATTSYSNHSNHYHHRMNALLKPIRGVPIYHHHPFQLHQQYQQQQHMAMTYRSNGGGGLLPSLRSSRFPPGRRSVRAPRMRWTTTLHARFVHAVELLGGHDRATPKSVLELMDVKDLTLAHVKSHLQMYRTIKSTDKPAILSGQNEGLDNGSAGEISDESLPEALSTHRGTDYNGTTANSHSSNSYNGGLWSNSSRVGWPGFPTNNAETGTSCHNEDAPSKSLEMSAEMNVSCISDQTSSPPGQPNLEFTLGRTHH is encoded by the exons ATGGAGTTGTTCCCCCGGCAGCCGGACCTGGCGCTACCGGTTAGCACCACCAGTTCGTCCTCCACCGCGGCGTCCTCACCTCCAGCTAGCTGGCCAAGGCCACCAGATGCCggctgcaacagcagcagcagcatggaTCAGTTcagccccctagggttttggcgaGCCACCACCGACATCGCTGCTGGGGCAGCCAACAAGTATGGTTCCCCGTCGGCGGCAACCACAAGCTACTCCAACCACAGCAACCACTACCATCACCGGATGAATGCTTTGCTCAAGCCAATAAGAGGAGTGCCcatctaccaccaccaccccttCCAGCTTCACCAGcagtaccagcagcagcagcacatggCAATGACCTACCGGAGCAACGGCGGCGGTGGCCTACTGCCATCGTTGAGATCGTCAAGGTTCCCGCCGGGGCGGCGCAGTGTGCGGGCGCCGAGGATGCGGTGGACAACCACTCTGCATGCTCGCTTCGTGCACGCTGTCGAGCTCCTCGGTGGTCATGATA GAGCGACTCCCAAGTCAGTACTGGAGCTGATGGATGTGAAGGATCTCACCTTGGCACATGTCAAATCTCACTTGCAG ATGTATCGTACGATAAAGAGTACCGACAAACCAGCGATTTTGTCAG GACAAAATGAAGGATTAGATAATGGATCAGCGGGCGAGATCTCCGATGAGAGCTTGCCGGAGGCACTTAGCACTCACCGGGGTACAGATTATAATGGAACCACTGCAAATTCGCACAGCAGCAACAGTTACAATGGTGGTTTGTGGAGCAACTCTTCAAG GGTTGGATGGCCTGGTTTCCCCACAAATAATGCTGAAACTGGAACTTCATGTCACAAT GAGGATGCTCCGTCGAAGAGCCTCGAGATGTCGGCTGAGATGAACGTGTCGTGCATCTCCGATCAGACATCAAGTCCACCCGGACAGCCGAACCTCGAGTTTACCCTCGGGAGGACACACCattaa
- the LOC124691538 gene encoding probable transcription factor KAN2 isoform X3, whose product MELFPRQPDLALPVSTTSSSSTAASSPPASWPRPPDAGCNSSSSMDQFSPLGFWRATTDIAAGAANKYGSPSAATTSYSNHSNHYHHRMNALLKPIRGVPIYHHHPFQLHQQYQQQQHMAMTYRSNGGGGLLPSLRSSRFPPGRRSVRAPRMRWTTTLHARFVHAVELLGGHDRATPKSVLELMDVKDLTLAHVKSHLQMYRTIKSTDKPAILSGLDNGSAGEISDESLPEALSTHRGTDYNGTTANSHSSNSYNGGLWSNSSSRVGWPGFPTNNAETGTSCHNEDAPSKSLEMSAEMNVSCISDQTSSPPGQPNLEFTLGRTHH is encoded by the exons ATGGAGTTGTTCCCCCGGCAGCCGGACCTGGCGCTACCGGTTAGCACCACCAGTTCGTCCTCCACCGCGGCGTCCTCACCTCCAGCTAGCTGGCCAAGGCCACCAGATGCCggctgcaacagcagcagcagcatggaTCAGTTcagccccctagggttttggcgaGCCACCACCGACATCGCTGCTGGGGCAGCCAACAAGTATGGTTCCCCGTCGGCGGCAACCACAAGCTACTCCAACCACAGCAACCACTACCATCACCGGATGAATGCTTTGCTCAAGCCAATAAGAGGAGTGCCcatctaccaccaccaccccttCCAGCTTCACCAGcagtaccagcagcagcagcacatggCAATGACCTACCGGAGCAACGGCGGCGGTGGCCTACTGCCATCGTTGAGATCGTCAAGGTTCCCGCCGGGGCGGCGCAGTGTGCGGGCGCCGAGGATGCGGTGGACAACCACTCTGCATGCTCGCTTCGTGCACGCTGTCGAGCTCCTCGGTGGTCATGATA GAGCGACTCCCAAGTCAGTACTGGAGCTGATGGATGTGAAGGATCTCACCTTGGCACATGTCAAATCTCACTTGCAG ATGTATCGTACGATAAAGAGTACCGACAAACCAGCGATTTTGTCAG GATTAGATAATGGATCAGCGGGCGAGATCTCCGATGAGAGCTTGCCGGAGGCACTTAGCACTCACCGGGGTACAGATTATAATGGAACCACTGCAAATTCGCACAGCAGCAACAGTTACAATGGTGGTTTGTGGAGCAACTCTTCAAG CAGGGTTGGATGGCCTGGTTTCCCCACAAATAATGCTGAAACTGGAACTTCATGTCACAAT GAGGATGCTCCGTCGAAGAGCCTCGAGATGTCGGCTGAGATGAACGTGTCGTGCATCTCCGATCAGACATCAAGTCCACCCGGACAGCCGAACCTCGAGTTTACCCTCGGGAGGACACACCattaa